From the genome of Phyllostomus discolor isolate MPI-MPIP mPhyDis1 chromosome 12, mPhyDis1.pri.v3, whole genome shotgun sequence, one region includes:
- the TARM1 gene encoding T-cell-interacting, activating receptor on myeloid cells protein 1, which produces MILPSLALFCVGLCVGLPDCITDESLPRPSISVWPSWVVPTHSKVTLQCSAPIENVKFIFKKNNSTIQLLESSDTIETGTELHLTDLQNSDAGEYTCEYYRRQSPNKRSPPSDVLLLLVTGYLAKPSLQGHHRGNVTAGENMTLQCQKPRHVIESYMFVLLKKGTPTSIQLQNPVGEEPGFPLRSVTVNDTGNYSCVYYQKRAPFLASVPSDHFEIWVTDETESAKRTETLGTTEIILIVTFTSLFLLAAFLLIYKYTCCGAARNRATKCSHSSKNPEVVTDASTAMMSCSPALDEGSQESRAEEPHGVMYAELNARALSEGPSNQMQQPLETCVYSTLKM; this is translated from the exons ATGATCCTGCCATCCCTGGCCCTGTTCTGTGTTG GGCTGTGTGTTGGCCTACCAGACTGCATAACAGACG AGTCACTTCCCAGGCCCTCCATCAGTGTCTGGCCCAGCTGGGTGGTTCCCACTCACAGTAAGGTGACACTGCAATGCTCAGCTCCTATCGAGAAtgtcaagtttatttttaaaaaaaataactccacCATACAGTTGTTGGAATCTTCTGATACCATAGAGACTGGGACAGAACTTCACCTCACTGATCTACAAAACAGTGATGCTGGAGAGTACACCTGTGAATATTATAGAAGACAGAGCCCCAACAAAAGGTCACCACCCAGTGATGTCCTTCTACTACTGGTGACAG GGTATTTAGCCAAACCTTCCCTCCAAGGCCACCATAGGGGCAATGTGACTGCAGGAGAAAACATGACTCTGCAGTGCCAGAAGCCCAGACATGTGATTGAGTCTTACATGTTTGTTCTACTGAAGAAAGGAACTCCAACATCCATACAGCTGCAGAATCCAGTAGGGGAGGAGCCAGGCTTTCCCCTTCGAAGTGTGACAGTCAATGACACTGGGAACTACAGCTGTGTGTACTACCAAAAAAGGGCTCCTTTCCTGGCCTCAGTGCCCAGTGATCACTTTGAGATCTGGGTGACAG ATGAAACAGAGTCTGCCAAGAGAACAGAAACACTAG GGACCACTGAAATCATCCTCATTGTCACCTTCACCTCACTCTTCCTCCTTGCAGCCTTCCTCCTCATCTACAAATACACCTGCTGTG GGGCAGCTCGTAACAGGGCAACGAAATG CTCCCACTCTTCTAAGAACCCTGAAGTCGTGACAG ATGCGTCTACAGCTATGATGAGCTGCTCTCCTGCCCTG GATGAAGGATCTCAGGAGTCAAGAGCTGAAGAACCTCATGGAGTGATGTATGCTGAGCTGAATGCCAGAGCCCTGAGTGAGGGCCCTTCCAACCAGATGCAGCAACCTCTAGAAACCTGTGTGTATTCGACCCTTAAGATGTAG